The following nucleotide sequence is from Leopardus geoffroyi isolate Oge1 chromosome A1, O.geoffroyi_Oge1_pat1.0, whole genome shotgun sequence.
ggctgaagtcggacgcttaaccaactgcgccacccaggcccccctgttaGGAAGTTTTCTATCCACCTCTCATCCAGTGGCTTTAGTGACCACTCCTGATTAGACTGAGTCCCTTTTTTCACCAAGAGCTTCCAAACAATGCTTTCCTAAATCTGTTATTGTTTCTGCGTTTGTGAGctggaattattttataaaaaagaacctTCTCTCATTGACTGTTTTGTTTCcctgaaaatacaatttatatagAAAAGGCACGGTAAATGCTTGAATCTTGCTTTTATTTACCAATTTTTGTACAGGGTCCCCTCATTTCCTCCAGAGGTGACCAGAaaggtttcattttcctttgaggATCATTATGAACTTCTGGATCTTAACGTATATgacatatttcaaatgttttaagtCACTCTTGTCATTCATTATTCTTTTGGTGGTCAATTGTCACACCTTGGCTAGTGAGAGCCCAGACTCCAGAGTCGAACCTGAccctaatattctttttttttttttttgaccctaATATTCGTTAAAGAATAGAGATTCAGCTAGTGTATTTCTTACCCCACATCTGGAACTAGCCATTTCTTTCAGGAGCACTGGTTCTTTATATTGGAAAATGGTGTGTATTTGCATTTGAGGCAGTGGAGTATTCCAGTAATTTTGCTGTTTGTCGTTTGATGGAATTAATATGTTTCTGTTAATTTTCCATCAACTTCTCTACTTCTCTTTAGTCTGTAGTGTTGATTCACTTGTGGAGAAGTGCAGGGTACAGCTGTCCTGCTCTGTGTGGGAATGTGGGCAAGGTCCTGAGACTTCTGCTTTGCTAATTCCTACAAAGCAAAAGCCCTGTAGGCCGGAGCTCTGAGTCAGAACCAAGGCTGGTGCTTCAGCGGAGGCTGGCATGGTGTAAATTCCAGGATCCCAAGGGACCTTGGTACCGCATCTAGTCACCACTCTGCTTCCACACTAGATCTCATCAAAGATAAATGAAGCATGGCCTGACTTTCTCCAGAGTTAGAGAGTCCATATTTAAGCATTTAGCAGTGTGCTGTATTGAACCACAAAATGACTCTAGGGTCATGTAAGAGAAACCTAAATTGAGTGAAACTTAGCAAGGAGTATGAGAACTGATTTTAGGACTTGAGctgctttttgtgtgtttgaaacCATAGCGTAACAACAAAACCACAGATGAATTGAGAGAGTGTTTGGCACACTGACAGGCGCTTTCTCCTTGACCTGTGAGCTGTGCCAGGatgggagaaaaagggagatacTCAAACTGAATTTCAGCCTAAGGGGCTTGAGTTAGTTGGATATGTCTATTTATTTGGAattggttttgttctttctttgatGCTGGTATATACttaaatcaaaattttttttcctgacattttttaattccagaaaaaCCAAAATATCAAACCTATAGTAGCAAGAAAAGGTGACGCCTTAGGTAATGATATTTAATCAAGGGATTATGCATTCCTCCTGGGCTCCAGCCTGTAAAAATGTCATGTCTCAGTGGGTATAATGTTTCCGTTATAAACACCATACTGCCTAAAAAGACCTAGCCagggaagaaatttttttaaagcaaatacttaATGCCAGAGTACTAAACATAGAGTAAAACCCAAcaacagttttattttcagatgaagaGATAGTGTCTAAGAGGCTTAGTTATAAGTGCTCAGTAGTTTTCAAATTATGTCATTCCTCTAGGTAATGTCTGAATTCGTACCTGTCTGTGTGTACTTTTTCCCTCCATGCATGACAGAAGTCCTTAATCAGGCCAGGTTTCCAAACTGCAGAGTAAAATTGTGTTATCTTTAGGTTCTTCTgggtcagctttttttttttttaagtttatttattttgagagagagagagagagagagagagagagaatatcccaaacaggctccgcactggcagcacagaacctgacatggggcttgaattcacaaactatgtggttatgacctgagccaaaaccaagaatcggaagcttaaccaactgagccacccaggcaccccgggtcaGCTATTTTTAAGGACACTTATCTTTGTGGTATTAAAATACCagaacccattcattctttgccTTCAGTTCTGACTTATTCATTATGACCCCGAGGTAGCCTCACATCCCACAGGGGCTATTCTTAGTGGTGTTAGGCCTCCATGTGACTGGGTCAGTATGCACACAGATTAAGTTAGATGCATCACAAAGGGAAGAAAGTTATACTTCCGGAAAAGGCTGTGAATTTGAAATTTGATTTGCATCTCTGAATGCTGGGGCTATATACTTTACAACCTGTTCATGTTCCTCATcacactgaaaaattaaatattgctaAACAGTAGGGAAGAGGTGCAtagattccattttaatttaaaataattgagagtaggggcatgtgggtggctcattcacttaagcatccgactcatgattttggcataggtcatgatctcacagtttatgggattgagccccacattgggttctgtgctggcagtgcagatcctgcttgggattctctctccctctctctctgaccctcccctcccctccccatgtgtgcgtgtactctctctctcaaaataaataagtaaactctaAAAATAATGAGAGTAAGCAAACAATTGAGTCCAAAAGCAAGCTTCCCTTGAAGTGAAAGGAGGATGATATTAATTTCTTACACTGattaatttttatagtttacaaagttACCGTATGTCCTAATTCACATGGGATGCACCTGGCTCCAGATTTGTAGGCCAGACAGGTATATGAATCCCATTTTTATGATTCTGAGACTGAGTTCGGAAAGGTTAAGTGATTCCTGGCAGAGCCAATATTAGAAGGCAAATCTGGGAATAAAAGCCAACTTAaggagcacctaccatgtgcagGATGCTAGAGATTCAGATATTCGTAGGAATGGTTTCTTACCCTTGAGGAATAATCGAGACATACATGTTTTCTCAGAAGCTCATCCCTGGAGACATTTGTCCTTCCTGGTGACACATCTCCCCTTCACACCAGGCCACCCCTTCACCCTCAGGGGCCCACTTAGGACCTTGCTGAGGTAGCCTCACCTCAACCTTTCACCTCCAGTCCCTGTTCTCCTCTAGCTGTTCTCCTTGTTTTGGAAATAGATGCCAATCGATGGTATTTTACTCTCTAGTTCTAGAATTTCCGTTGGTTGATTTCTTTGCTGATGGTtcctattttttcattcatttcaatgaAATAGTTCCCTTTAGTTCATTGCAACACATCCTTTAAAATCCTTATCTGCTAAGTCCAACATCTGGATCATCATGGGATTGGTTTCCACTGATGATCGTTTTTCTTAAGACTGGGTCacatttctctgattcttcttgTGTCAGATGATTTTGGATTATATCCTGGACATTGCCATTCTGCAGactcaggattttgttttatttctctgaagaattgTGGTGTTTTTGCTGTAGCAGGCAATAAATTTGGTTGGACTCAAACTGCAAACTCTCCATCTTGAGCAAAAACGCCACTTCAGCTCTTCTGTCTTCAGCAGGGCTGCTTTTTACACTTACATGTACGTGATTCCAGAGTCAGCCACAGGCCAGGGCAAATGCACACTGGAATTTAGGACTcccctctctgacttttttcctttctagaattCTCTCCTCACTTGCCAGTGACTAGAATGGCCTTGAACTCTGTCCTCTGGTTCTTCAGGCCGGAAACTGGGTTTTTTATCTCAGTTTTAGCTATCTTCTGTGCCACTGATTTTGGCCTTCCCTCTAGCTAAAcaagaaagtcaagaaaacaagaaagtcaCTGGACACCATCctttttttcaatattcattcctcctctccccagtaCTACCTGATGAACCTAAATGCCTTCAGGTCATTGactggagggaggcagaaggtcaagaatttgtaatttttatctaAGGGATGGTTGGGTCCGGTGGGACACTATCTCTTCTGTTACATTATGCCTCTCTCTGTAAGCGTTTGTTTGCGCAAAGGGTCCACCACTGAAAGATGAGAACAAAAGTTTGACAATTCACTGTATTTATCAATTTGTAGCCAGATTTTAAGTCTCTAACATCACTTCTCAGGGACCTGCATGTCCAGCCATTGTTGAGGCCACTTTCAGTGATGGAGGCTTTGCCCTTCTTCCTCTGTGGTTTCTTTCCCAGTTGTCAGCTTCCCAAGGCCCAACAAAGGCTCTTTGTCCATGTCTCCTGAATGGCAGAATTTTAGCCGAAGCTCTCCAGAAGGAACAGCTGGTGGAGTTCCAGCAGCTCAGTGTGGCCATTCTTTGATGAACACTTTCATTGGGCGCTTTTGGTAGAAGATGATGGTAAAAGGAGGAAGTCTGCAACTGAGCCTTTATTTTGACTTCTGGTTGACACTCAGAAGAGCCTGGTTAGCCTGGCATCGGCATTGATGCAGGTAGCATTCTGGAATTCAACTGAggaagccatcagcccagaataTCTGCTCCTCCACAGACCTGctcaggaaggagaaggaagatgacCTAGGTGATGTGCACCTTGTGGTTATATTAGAAGATGACCCGAAGGACTGTGGTTTGGGTCCAAATGTGATGAGACATTTGGGACATCCTACTGTGTAAACAAACTGAAGATAGTAGAGGAAAACTCCTGTCCCATGGACAATGGCCATGGAAATGGGAGTCCTCAGTCCTACTCTGAGTTTGGCTCTAGCTCCATAACTGAGGAAGTCCCCTCACCTTCCTGCAGATGTTTCCATTGGGAAGGATGGGTGTCAAGGGGTGTCTGCAAACTAAATGGAGAAAATACACACACGAAGGCCTGTGGAGGAAAACGAAGTCATAGAGCCTGGGAGTGATTTGTTTATAGAGACGGCAGGTAGTGTGGAAAAGAAGTCGCTGCTGTTTTCCTCCACGTCAGGCCCTCATCCTTTCCTGATGCCTTCAGGGTATATCTCCGAAAACATATAATTCCCCTCTGTCCTTATTTTCCCCCCTCTGTCATTCTGAAGAGCAGAGTTTTAAGTGTTTGCTTGTGCCAACAAAAAATGCTGTACAGTATTCTGAGTCAGCTAATTCCCTGATACGATCCGTAACCCATTGTGCATTACTTGCTCTTTACCACTCTCCTAGtaagaacacaaaaaataaaaataaaatgtactctctagtttgcctttttaatttgttcttttgttcttttttttcttttcttttcttttctttttttttttttaagagtcaaaaGCACCCAATGCTACCTTGGACATCCggtcattttttttcaagaacacCAACGACAGATTTGAACCATTCCCACTGGAAGACAACGAGGCGAAAAACGGAAGTGGGTTCCCTGAAGACAGATTAAGCTCCATCAACAAAAGCCATCCTCTTCAAATACCATCCTCTCTGCCCATCTCGGAAGATGCCTCAGGATATCTGACCAGTGCCTGGCTGACGCTTTTTATCCCCTCCGTCTACACTGGTGTGTTTGTCGTAAGCCTTCCTCTGAATGTCATGGCCATCCTCGTGTTCATCCTGAAGATGAAGATCAAGAAGCCTGCGGTGGTGTACATGTTACATCTGGCCACAGCAGACGTGCTGTTTGTGTCGGTACTCCCGTTCAAGATCAGCTACTACTTCTCCGGCACTGATTGGAAATTTGGGTCCGAGATGTGTCGCTTTGTCACTGCAGCATTTTACTGTAACATGTACGCCTCCATCATGCTCATGACAGTCATTAGCATTGACCGGTTTTTGGCTGTGGTGTACCCCATCCAATCCCTCTCCTGGCGCACTCTGGGAAGGGCCTCCTTCACTTGTTTGGCCATTTGGGCTATGGCCATCGCCGGGGTGGTGCCTCTCCTCCTCAAGGAGCAAACCATCCAGATGCCGGGGCTCAACATAACCACCTGCCATGACGTGCTCAATAAAACCCTGCTCGAAGACTATTATGCCTTTTACTTCTCAGCCTTTTCTGCTGTCTTCTTCTTTGTACCGCTAATCATTTCCACAATCTGTTACGTGTCCATCATTCGATGTCTTAGCTCCTCCGCCGTTGCCAACCGGAGCAAGAAGTCCCGGGCGTTGTTCTTGTCGCTTGCTGTTTTCTGCATCTTCATCATTTGCTTTGGACCCACAAATGTCCTCCTGATTGTGCATTACTCATTCCTTTCTCAAGATTCCATGGCAGAAGCCACCTACTTTGCCTAcctcctgtgtgtctgtgttagCAGCATAAGCTGTTGCATTGATCCCTTGATTTACTATTATGCTTCCTCTGAGTGCCAGAGGTACCTCTACAGTATCCTATGCTGCAAAGAAAGTTCTGATCCCAGCAGCTATAACAGCAGTGGTCAGTTGATGGCAAGTAAAGTGGATACTTGCTCTAGTAACCTCAGTAATAGCATATACAAAAAGCTCTTAACTTAGGAAAAGGGACTGCCAGTTAGTtgaaaagaagagattaaaaaagtGAGTAACCTGAGGATTCTATTATTCCTTGCCAAAAAGGTATTTGTGATCAAAAGCAACACATCTATAATTTGCATGCCTCTTTCTTGTGAGAGCCATTAATCATATCTATTAGTTATAGGAAAAGATAACAAGAATAGAAAACAGTGTTATTCCAAGAGTATTGCCAGTGCTACAGTAATAActgaatgtcatttttttatatatttatgtgacttactatgtatgtgtgtatgtgcatacatacacacacacgtatttgtATCATTTGGAGCACAGCATAGAATAGGCACTTTGAAACCCTGTCTTTTTCCCCCCTAGGAAGTAAACCCTAGTTTTCTGATTTTATGTGCAAAGTTTAGGTTGGTGGATGAACGTCTGAAGATGTTCATCAATAGGGAGGGATTCCGTGGTTTGGACTCATACAGCTTTTGCAcataaatgtgttttgaaattgTTCAACAGCAATGTTTAAGTTATTAAGGATAAGACTTAGCACTATCTGTGTGTAGAAAAGGTtctactgtttttcattttaaacatatcAAAGTTTGAATTCTTTAGATTATGAAAACAGATGTCTCACGCCCTCTGTATGTAAAGCAAGAATGAGCATAGGTCCCACGAGTGACCTTAGGTTGGCTTTCAAAGCAGCCTGCCCCGGATGGAGGACTCCAAGCAATAGATACAAAGCAGGGCCATTTCAGACACGGACTGGTCACAAACCCTccagctgagcctcccagagATCAGAACCAGGGCCACCACCGTTACTTTCTCCTCCTGCGGTTCCCACAAGGGCTGGCTGTGAACTCTCTTGTTTATTAGAATTTGGCAAAGTAGGTTATACTATCCCAGGAGATAATGAACGTAAAAGACTtttctctgggggcgcctgggtggctcagtcggttaagcatcctacttcggctcaggtcacgatctcgcggtccgtgagttcgagccccgcgtcaggctctgggctgaccgctcagagcctggagccagtttccgattctgtgtctccctctctttctgcccctcccccgttcatgctctgtctctctctgtctcaaaaataaataaacgttaaaaaaaaaaaaaaaggggcgcctgggtggcgcagtcggttgagcgtccgacttcggccaggtcacgatctcgcggtccgtgagttcgagccccgcgtcaggctctgggctgatggctcagagcctggagcctgtttccgattctgtgtctccctctctctctgcccctcccccgttcatgctctgtctctctctgtcccaaaaataaataaacgttgaaaaattaaaaaaaaaaaaaaaaaaaaaaaaaaaaaagacttttctctGCCCGTTTTAAGAATAGTAGAGAAGGAGGTCACATTCACTTCCAGCAATTATCTCACAAGGACCATTCTCAGATGGAAACACTCATGGAGCAAACATGAACACACGTTGTGTGCTCTGGGCACAATGATGGGTGCTGGGCATACAGAGTTGACTGCGACTGAGACCTGCCCTCAAAAAGAACgaagtagggcgcctgggtggctcagtcggttaagtgtctgacttcggctcaggtcatgatctcacggtccgtgagttcgagccccgcgtccggctctgtgctgacagctcagagcctggagcctgcttcagattctgtgtctccctctctctctgcccctcccccgttcatgctctgtctctctttgtctcaaaaataaataaacattaaaaaaaaaaaattaaaaaaaaaaaaaaaaagaacgaagtAGACCAGTACAGGGTGTGGTATGTGTATGATAAGTAAATATGTCCTTATCTAAAGAAGCTTTTTTAGCCCAGTGTAACCATGCAAGTTTCGTACCAGCAAGGATCCTCGGTTGAAGAACTTTGAACATTTTCGGCTACTGTTTCCAATGGTTATAACTTCAGATGAAAACATAACACAATAcaggaattacatttttaaaaaacaagtcttCCGTTCTACGCTGGTTGAACactatttatttacaaatgttttcaaaattaaaaaatttttaaagaatcatttatgCTAGTTTGATGAGAAATAATAGGAGAAATTAAAACTGACTTTGAAATCtaggaaaattattcttttttttccatttacttttttttttaagagttaatgagatgattttaaaagcattttttaaccCCATGATTCGTATCAAGTACAGGAAATCCTCATGGATTtgacaaaataatttgaaaattactttgaaatgtaTACTTTTTCCTTATGGAGCAATGTTGgccttttaaacaaaaaaataaaacagtttcaaGGCAaatgtttaccttttcaaaagaGCAAACGCTTTCCAAATGCCATAGAATAATTTACATGAAAGAGCATAATGTAAGGATAAGCTAACatcgattttatttttttagcatggGTTTTATTAACTTAGTTACTATATTTTATTCAACTCAGTGGAGATTGTTTATTCAGTCTGAAATATTAATATACCTCTGACTTTATATGACTATCATTACAATGTTATCATTGTGTACTTATgtcattgtttttatgttttctgtttttaaaaaaaatgtatataacatattaatAAACATCAAAGTTTGCTTGGTATTTGTTTGGAATAAATTTTGACTGTATCTACCAGGGTCCTGGCAGGAAGGCCAGTCTTAGGGCTTAGCTGAACAGTATTTAATGAAGAGGCGATGTGCATTGATGTGGACAGGGTCAAGGGAACCCACAGGGGATGGTGAAGCACCCCAGGGGCTAGCAGTTCGAGGATGCCTTTACACCCCCAGGTCTAAAGGCGGTGAAGGAGGGAATACTCTGACCTTTCCCTCAACCCTCTGACGACTCAATCGTGGTACCTCCTCGTCTTGCTTCTGGTCTTAACCTAAACTCAGAGGTcaagggaacctgggtggcccagtccataAAGGTTTGCTTCTTGGAGCATGGAGAATGGATCTGAAAGAACAAAGGAATTGGATGATGaactttctgtatcttttttttttttaaattccttcttaaGAGAATGGAAGGTTGTACCATTGAGAA
It contains:
- the F2R gene encoding proteinase-activated receptor 1 isoform X1 — its product is MGLRRLLLVAAGLSLCGPLLSARTRGGNSESKAPNATLDIRSFFFKNTNDRFEPFPLEDNEAKNGSGFPEDRLSSINKSHPLQIPSSLPISEDASGYLTSAWLTLFIPSVYTGVFVVSLPLNVMAILVFILKMKIKKPAVVYMLHLATADVLFVSVLPFKISYYFSGTDWKFGSEMCRFVTAAFYCNMYASIMLMTVISIDRFLAVVYPIQSLSWRTLGRASFTCLAIWAMAIAGVVPLLLKEQTIQMPGLNITTCHDVLNKTLLEDYYAFYFSAFSAVFFFVPLIISTICYVSIIRCLSSSAVANRSKKSRALFLSLAVFCIFIICFGPTNVLLIVHYSFLSQDSMAEATYFAYLLCVCVSSISCCIDPLIYYYASSECQRYLYSILCCKESSDPSSYNSSGQLMASKVDTCSSNLSNSIYKKLLT
- the F2R gene encoding proteinase-activated receptor 1 isoform X2; translated protein: MPICRLHFLSHESKAPNATLDIRSFFFKNTNDRFEPFPLEDNEAKNGSGFPEDRLSSINKSHPLQIPSSLPISEDASGYLTSAWLTLFIPSVYTGVFVVSLPLNVMAILVFILKMKIKKPAVVYMLHLATADVLFVSVLPFKISYYFSGTDWKFGSEMCRFVTAAFYCNMYASIMLMTVISIDRFLAVVYPIQSLSWRTLGRASFTCLAIWAMAIAGVVPLLLKEQTIQMPGLNITTCHDVLNKTLLEDYYAFYFSAFSAVFFFVPLIISTICYVSIIRCLSSSAVANRSKKSRALFLSLAVFCIFIICFGPTNVLLIVHYSFLSQDSMAEATYFAYLLCVCVSSISCCIDPLIYYYASSECQRYLYSILCCKESSDPSSYNSSGQLMASKVDTCSSNLSNSIYKKLLT
- the F2R gene encoding proteinase-activated receptor 1 isoform X5; translation: MAILVFILKMKIKKPAVVYMLHLATADVLFVSVLPFKISYYFSGTDWKFGSEMCRFVTAAFYCNMYASIMLMTVISIDRFLAVVYPIQSLSWRTLGRASFTCLAIWAMAIAGVVPLLLKEQTIQMPGLNITTCHDVLNKTLLEDYYAFYFSAFSAVFFFVPLIISTICYVSIIRCLSSSAVANRSKKSRALFLSLAVFCIFIICFGPTNVLLIVHYSFLSQDSMAEATYFAYLLCVCVSSISCCIDPLIYYYASSECQRYLYSILCCKESSDPSSYNSSGQLMASKVDTCSSNLSNSIYKKLLT